The sequence cggtgttttctaaatttttactgAATTAATTGATGGGCTGCAGAGCTGAGGCCTATATTAGAGGTGAGGGGTGTGGGATTAAAATCGGTCTTTCCAATGGCTAATATTTGGAAATCATCTTTCTATTGCTTTATTTATCACGGTATCTCACAGTACTTtcatgtatctttaaaaatttctcctaaaaccacttttaaaaataataggcctgcatcattttcccatttttgtgTTTACAGAGGAGTAGAATGTTAACTGACTTGCCCCAAATCAAAAGATCAATCTCTTGAGAATCCCCATCTGCAGAAAAGAGAAGTTTGCTTTCCCAAAGAGAAGTTTGaatcttttgcttttctctttcctttggaaacTTTACATGATACGCAATTTAATTTTTGACCAGTTTAAATTCCACATAGGAAACTAAAGAAATACCGAGAACTGGTAAGCTGTATAGGTGAGTTCAcgaaaaatcattttcttatttgtagcaTCTATTCCATTAATGTTTAAGGGGATCTTTGATAGTTCAAACATAGATCTGATCACCAAAAATGCAGTTAGAAGGAAATGAACTATTTATATTCCTAATACAGTGTTGCATTAAGACGGTTAGTCATATGCAAGAAACTTCTAAACTAGTTAGAAGTACTTCCTACAACTAATCAAAACAATGTCCTAATTGTTAGTGATTACCTCTGTGATTTAAGACTTCTTTGCAGGGTCTCCACAGTAACTGGCCTCTGTATCTTTGCCACTCTTCCTTTAACTAAAGatcaataggaaaagaaaaaaactaacctAATTTCTACAACACTTGATTAATAAAAAACAATGCTATGTGTTTGGTTTGTGATGGTTATAAAGCAATAGTCAGTGATTTACAAGTGACGGTTTATGAAGCTATTAAAAAACCAATTATCCCCAAATGGAAATCTAAGCAAGATGCCTAAAAGTAATTTATTATAGTAGTAGCCATTATTAATGAAAATTTCTGTCAGAGCTTTAGCCAAAGCccaaattttactttgaaaacagaaaaacgtGGGACTACTTATAATTATGATTTAAGGACTCATCATAAACTCTTTTAAAACTCGATTTTAATTTGAGGCTGGAATCACAGATTGCATTGTATCATCCGtctatctcctccctcccctttgacTCTTCTTACTGGCTTTGATATTTCATTTACATACATCAGTTCTAGCTGTTAGCtcctttgatatttgtatatgccCATTTTCTTACCCCTCCTCTTGAGAGAAGAGACTGCCTTTTTATACCTCCTCCTTCCACCTAGCACAATATCTAGTTGTCAATGAATTCcttaaggaatgaatgaatgcgtCAATTGATCTATAAAATAGCTACTACCCAAACTAGTAAGTTTTGCAAATTTGAAGCAAAGAAAAACTCTTAAGCCAAAAAGATCACTGATCTGACTGTTTTCAAAtcccttttttgtttcatttttataaataaaaactttgaaaatggaacttaccaaccttttttttttgccagaccAGAGAAGATTCAGCTCTCCAAATTATTCTTCCCTCACACctctgaaaaaaatcactttgtttctgttaggttttgtttttaatgcttggcatcttagtttttaaatgatttttttttcccacaatgaTAGTCCTGAGGATGTCTGATTTGTTAATTCTGTTGTGACAGGAAGTTTATGAAGAATTTCACGAATTTCCTTTCAGTTTCAGCTTCTAACTGGAATGCTTCTTTCTAgtcacttccccctcccttctttcctacAGTCCAATCTTCGTGTTCCATTGTAGAAGAACAATAAGAAATTCTTAGGCGGACATTTTTGCCCGGTTTTGGCTCCAAGCCCTTGGAACAGCATCTGGGTGGATTAGGTTTACTTGTCAGGATATAGGGCAGCCAGAATTTCTCAAACACTGTGAGACTCTGAAATCTGTAGAagtttgttttggttattctaaaATCCAGGTCTTTTAATTTGTGCATGTCTCTTGCTTGAGATCAAGGTATGGGATGAGATATATCTATATCCTCACTTGATCCCCAACCCCCTAAGTACACATGGACCCCTCTCCCAAGCAGGCAGAGTAAAGGATTACCTGACTATGCTTAAAGGCACACTGAAACACTCTTCTCCCATCTTGCCCCCAAATATTTCCCTGACATGAGCCAAGCTTTTGGATTCAGACTGACCTGCAGGGGTTCTGCTCTAAGGGATGTCTCCTACAGGAACAGGCTTTGCCAACAGTAGTTTTAAATCTTAGCTCATCACACCAAGATCCTTCCCTATAACATGGAAAGAATAAGAAGCTTCTCACAAATCGGAtaatatttacaaagcacttgGCATCTGGTagctgttcaataaatgttagttttgcTTTATTCAAAATCTTTCACTTgcttctcattttatcttcacagaACCCTGCTAGACAAACGGCACAAATATTGTAACTCCCCTTTTATAGATGATTAACCGGGTGTTCTGAAACTTGCTCAATGAATAGTAACTCATTCATGCTGACTATTTGTCAAGGCATCATTCTAACCACTTTATATTTAATCTTCAGATCAAATCTCTGAAGTGGGTGCTAAAAgtcgcattttacagatgaggaaaggtaAGACAGAGAAAGGCTAAATAAGTTGCCCAGGGATAAAGAGCTAGCAAATagaagagctgagattcaaacccagagagTGTGGCTCTAATAGCAATGTTCTTCACCAGTATATTTAAAAGCCTCCGTTTTCCACAGCTTTTAGGTAGTGGATTTGACTCACATTGTGAGTTCAGATCTAGGGCACTTCATACTCAGAGAAGGAATGCATTGGGCCGTGTAAACACAGTACCACTGAAGGAGAGAGTGCTGGGTTATCACATCTGCCAGCCTAGGGGAGGGAACTCCAGTGGAAGGGGATGATGTCCTCTACTcaagggcaggggtccccaacccccaggctgtgGACTGGTACAGGtccgaggcctgttaggaaccggaccacacagcaggaggtgagtgacGGACgggtgagcgaagcttcatccgCTGCTGCCCCGTCACTTCCCATTGCTCACGTTACCGCCTGTGCCATCTCGCCATCCtgccccgtccgtggaaaaattgtcttccatgaaaccggtccctggtgccagagaaggttggggaccgctgctctagggGACTAGAACAGAATATGACAAGAGTCCAGCCCAGAGAAGGCACATATAGCTGGGGTGGCATGGGAGCCCTGAAAACACCGGGAAAGTTTTTCCGCTTCACTTTGCACTTTGGAGACTTGGGTCTGGGGTAGTGTAATCCTGTTCACAAGGACCCCTGAAAGTCCACCACACCTGCTCATTCTATTTGCATGGCGCTTAGCACTTCCAACTTTTTATTACAGTTATCAATGAATATATCTGATCTGCTCCTGAAGGGCGAGACCAGgttttactcatttttatatGCTCCATGTAGACAATTTAGTCAGTGCTTAGTAAGTGTGAGttggatgaacaaatgaatataaacaaGTGAACGTGCCTGAGCCCCAAGGGGATCTGGAGTTTGCTTAATTACGTTTTATTTTGTTGTACCACAATGAGCAAAATCCTAGTTCTAAGCTTTTTGTCCGATAGCAAAATCATTTAAATGAAGATTCATATAAGCCAATATTTTAAACTGTTCTCTTAGTGGAGCACTTTTGTACTCCATCCATcttcatggctttttttttttttttttttgtactcatACCCATTTAAAACCACAAATAGTATAGCTTTTAAAAACCAGATGTGTAATTTAATAATAGCTATCCACCACACCTATTAAAATGTTTACTAATGCATGAAAGCCTATGAATATCAAGCCACAGCAGATTTTAACAGCTTCTGTGTGTGTGAAGTGGATGCCATGTTCCTCCCCATGTGAGATTTGCCAGTAGTATTTTAGTGTGTCTCCACCTTTTATTCTACTGGATATGGCTGTAAATGGCAGCTTGCAATAAACTCGTTCTGAAGTTCTGAAGACAAGTTTCACAACTTTTGACGTTTTATTCAGTGTACTGGGGAAGAAAAATCTTTTCCTCTACACTTTTAGGTTCAGTGTCTGGGGCCCTGTTAATAAAactaacaaaagacagattaacaggagaaaaggcacacaatttttgttaatatttatgtgCATAAACGTTCACAGAAAAGGAATGACACTCAAAGAAGCGGTCAGACTTgggcttatataccattttaacaaagaacAAAGGATATGAGTTTCAAGGGATGATAAATTGTGGGGAAGGGATTTATGGGGGTACTAATGGAGAATAAGGGCTCTTTTGTTTATGCAGACTCATCTCGGGGTTGACAATTCACTGTCTTCTTCCTTGGCTCTTCTCTCCTTGCTGGGGGAAGGGGCAACTTCCTCAAAAGGAAATTTATGCCCTGCTCTTAGGTTCATAGTGGGAGGGCAGAGAACTCTTCCTGTATCTATTGATTCTCAGTGGCCCTTAGCTAAAATATTTCTTATGCCAaagcatatttgggggtggcatattctgatcTCCttcaaatgaaatacaaagaatattACAGCTGAAACACATGTgaattatttccaattttatttatttcttacaagTCCCATTAATAAGAAACAGTTGCTCGCTTGTGAAAGaaatctgtttttatgttttctgaCCTGGCATATGTGCTCTTCCTTTCTGCGGCCTGTTGCATTTCATTACATTCCTTTTAAGTTATTAAAATCGATTTAAGACTATATAAAGTATAGTTacaaaaaggggagggggaggcaagtCACCCATAATCCTACTGTCCTATTAAAAACTGGTTTTTGCCTATTTTCTTTCAGTGTGATCTATGCATATCTATTTTATACCATTTTAGGGAAATGGGGCACACATATGGTAACTTCCTCAACTTAACAGTATATATCACACTCTCCATGTTCTTGCTTGATCATAATCCTCAGTATTTAACAGCTGCAAAATTTGCCTAACCATTCTCCAGTTGTCAGACTTCTGGGCTGCCTCCAGGCCGGTGGTGGTGGGGTATCCTGTGGTGGTTGTACCTCCAGCCCGGGAGGGCAGGGCCTCCCCTGGCCAGGTAGAACCTGGGTTTCCTGGGTGTTCAGAGTTATGTCTCAGGCAGAAACTGCATCCAGGGCAACCAGGGCTTCTGGCTCCAGGCTCCCTTCTTTCCGGGCTGACGGTAGAGGgtccgtccccccccccccccccggccctgCAGGTGCCCCAGGCTAAAGCTCCATCCCAGTCCCCGGGCCCTCCCAAACCGTCCTGCCCGAGGTGGCTCCTTCCCATACGCTCTCTCCTTCTGTCCTAGCCATCCACAGACCCACCGAGTGAAAGGAAGGAGCTAGGCGGCGCGTCCCTGGCGTCATGGTCCACCTGCTCGCCTCCGAAGTACGGCAGCTGCTCCACAACAAGTTCGTGGTCATCCTGGGGGACTCGGTCCAGAGGGCCGTGTACAAGGACCTGGTGCTCCTGCTGCAGAAGGACTGCCTGCTCACACTCAGCCAGCTCAAGGCCAAGGGAGAGTACAGCTTCGAGCAGGACCAGCTGGTGCAGGGGGGCATGCAGGGCCGCATGCATAACGGCAAGCACTACCGCGAGGTGCGCCAGTTCTGCTCCGGCCAGCACCTGGTGCGCTTCTACTTCCTGACGCGCGTGTACTCCGACTACCTCGAAGCCATCCTGGAGGAGCTGCATTCGGGTGAGCACGACCCGGACCTGGTCATCATGAACTCCTGCCTCTGGGACCTCACCAGGTACGGGGAGGACTCCTGGCCGAACTACCTGCGGAACCTGGAGAGCCTGTTTGGGCGCCTGCGCCAGGTGCTGCCCGAGTCGTGCCTCCTggtttggaacacagccatgcccgtGGGCGACAACATCAATAGCGGCTTCCTTCCGCCCGAGCCCCGACCCGCGGCCTCCAGACTGAAAACCAATGTGATTGAGGCCAACTTCTACAGCTCTGTCGAGGCCGAAAAGCACGGCTTCGATGTGCTGGACTTGCACTTCCACTTCCGCCGCCACACAGGGAAGTACCTGCAGCCCGACGGAGTGCACTGGAACGAGCACGCACACCGgcatctctcccagcttctgctgGCCCACGTGGCCGACGCCTGGGGGGTGGAGCTGCCCCAACGCGACCTAGTGGGCAAGTACATCAAGGATGGCCCCGCGAGGGGAGGACCTGGCAGGAGAATTGAGAGGCAGCTCCTGGCCTGCAGAGATCAACCGGCCTTCCCTTCTCCGCCCGGACCTCTGCCTCTACCTGGatgctgccccctgccccccacgccATCTCACCGCCCACCCCAGTTCCCACTCCTGCCCCTAAAACCCCGTCCCACCCCCCTTCACCAGGTGACACCCCCGTTCCTAGTCTGTCCCCAAGATGCCCATTTTTCTTCAGACCATCCTTTACAATGGGATCAGTTCTCCTTGAACCATTTTCATTCAGATATTCCCCCATCTACCCAGACAGAATTTGCCTTCGATGGTGACTTGTTTAGTCCCCAGCCACCTAGgccccccttcccccaaccctgtTATCAGCAGCGGGCCCCTGTGGTCCATAGGGGTTTTCCCCGCTATTGTCCCCGTGGCCCCTACATGCCCTGGAGAGGGGGGCCCAGAACTTCCAAGAGAAGGGCCCCAGCCTATAGAGAGCCAAGGCCTCAGTAGACTGACTTGGGCCTTCCTCTTCATGCACATGGACTGGACAGATCGTCCGACTCTCCCCAGACAGACTGACCTTGTTAACTGAAGCCTTTGGTCCGTTGCTGTTATCAATAATGGCAGGGAAGAGCAGTCTGACCTATTCTTGCTggctgtggcctctcactgcaCTCTGTGAGGGGGGACCAGGCATCATTCCTGCCTCCCCACTGCctattctctttgtcttttcgtaaatataaaattgaaattaacaAGTTGTTTCATAAAAGTCATTGTGGGTTTTGTGAGTCTGTATTTAATGGTGCCTTTCCCTTCCATTGAATACTTAGCTTCATAAGAGCAGGGACAGTATCTGCTGTAGAGTTACGGCCTCTTGATAAACTACTCAAAATGGAATTTCTCTAAAGGGTTTCCATAAAATGGATCTGATTCcttacaaataaacaaaagaactTGAACTTTTTGTGGTGATATTTTCCAGAGATTCTCGAAGACTCATGGAATTTTagaacagaaaactaaaaacataaaatttaactaACATTTACAAACAGGGAATCTGCGGTCAAGAGGTGGGTGACTTGTTCTAGATCACACAGAAAAATCACTCCTTCACTAGTCTTTCATAGTTTATACTAGTATCCAGTTTATATTAACTTTCAAACTTGATTTATACTGCAACAAACCAAGAAGGGAAGTTTACCAAACATGGTCTTTCTATGGAAGTGATGATGAAAAACCCTTATAGCTCCATAACCAGAGGTTTATTGGTTATGTAAACTAGAGTGAATGGCATGCTTAtgactttatgatttctttaataGTCTTGAGTTTGGGGCTTGAGAAAATTAAATTGCACTCAATGACAGTATGAATCATCATAGAGTAAAACTAGGAGTTGGAAGGGACCACCCAGTGCACAAATCCCTTCCTTGCAAATTGGACAGGTGGACACCACCATCTCTTCTCTGTTTCATAGGAATGTTAACATCATTGAGATTGTTTAAATGTTAGGCCCTTTTTCACACTAGATTAGTGAAATGTTAATGCCTAGATAAAACAGTCAAAATAGGACATGACTAAAATTGTCCAGATAACAGGATTTTTCACTGAATTGATTTGACTGTTTTACAGGTCCTCAATTGGACCATCCCTAAATTTGGCAATGAAGGTAAGGAAATGTTATTCCGCAAAAATGGAGTCCATGAAATCACCAGACATGGATGAGATCAGCTAATTATAGAACAAATACGCAGAAACTTTTAATCCACTAAAACACCATAAGAAAATAGGGCCTTTATCTTACTTATCTTTGTGTCTGAAACCCTAGCACAATGTCTGGAACTTAGTAagtactgaataatatttcttgGATGAATCAGTGAGTGAATGATGAGGTGGAGTATGTGTTCCTGGTGAGACTACATAAGATGAGGTAAACTGACATTTAATCTTTATGGTACATTGGAGGGAATCTTGCCAAAATAGGGTCATGATGATCTTTGAGGACTCTAGCAAGGTATTTCCTACAAGTTAAAATTTGCCAGAATGTCCCAACATAATCAGGAGGGAAGGGACCCATCTGACCAGTGTAAATGTTCTCATCCCATGGAGATGAGTGCAGCAGGCTATGAGATTTGGTAACATTAGGCATCAAGATGAGCCCGTTGCCATCATTCTGGCTTTACAATTCCCAAGCAAGATCAAGCAGCATTTAGCTGCTGATCTAAGTAAGTTGACCCATTTAGTATTTCTACTTCCATGAATAAGCCAGTTAATTGTTGTGTTGTGGTTTATATCTCTCTCTTGTGAGTTAAGTTAGTATGTATTCATCCTCCTTAATCTGATCATGCCTAATGAACCAAGGAGAATGAGTTCTTAGACATACAGTGCTGAGCACCAGACACTGACTCGATGATGAATCCACTATGTTATGGATTAAGTGGCACTGATCACTTTAACAGTCCTGTTTCTCTTAGCTGTTTAGGAGTACGGGTAGGCTCAGATAATCTTCTTCCCACGTGTattatggctgctgtaacaaatactaCAAacatggtggcttaaaacaacacatatttattctcttacagttctggagctcAAAAGTCCAAATCCATTAGCCCAGAGTACAATCCTTACTATGTCTTATGCTGTCCTACATGATCAGGCTTCTGCTTGTCCCTGCAGTGTTATCTTTTGGAACTCTCCTTGTTGTTCTTTACACTTTCAACCCCACAGgacttctttc is a genomic window of Kogia breviceps isolate mKogBre1 chromosome 12, mKogBre1 haplotype 1, whole genome shotgun sequence containing:
- the PCED1B gene encoding PC-esterase domain-containing protein 1B gives rise to the protein MVHLLASEVRQLLHNKFVVILGDSVQRAVYKDLVLLLQKDCLLTLSQLKAKGEYSFEQDQLVQGGMQGRMHNGKHYREVRQFCSGQHLVRFYFLTRVYSDYLEAILEELHSGEHDPDLVIMNSCLWDLTRYGEDSWPNYLRNLESLFGRLRQVLPESCLLVWNTAMPVGDNINSGFLPPEPRPAASRLKTNVIEANFYSSVEAEKHGFDVLDLHFHFRRHTGKYLQPDGVHWNEHAHRHLSQLLLAHVADAWGVELPQRDLVGKYIKDGPARGGPGRRIERQLLACRDQPAFPSPPGPLPLPGCCPLPPTPSHRPPQFPLLPLKPRPTPLHQVTPPFLVCPQDAHFSSDHPLQWDQFSLNHFHSDIPPSTQTEFAFDGDLFSPQPPRPPFPQPCYQQRAPVVHRGFPRYCPRGPYMPWRGGPRTSKRRAPAYREPRPQ